One genomic segment of Candidatus Baltobacteraceae bacterium includes these proteins:
- a CDS encoding 3-hydroxyacyl-CoA dehydrogenase, with the protein MNLSEKVFLVTGGSSGLGAACVREFSSAGARVVICDVSDRGETLAKELGSSVRFARTDVTDESQVNGAIALALREFGGVHGAINCAGIATAERAVGRDGPQPLDHFTKVVMVNLIGTFNVVRLVAAEMMKRSVEPGEDRGVIVCTASVAAFDGQIGQVAYAASKGGVVGLTLPLAREFAQQQIRVVSIAPGIFDTPMLAGLPEAARESLGKQNPFPSRLGKPAEYAALARHIAENQMLNGEVIRLDGALRMAPK; encoded by the coding sequence GTGAATCTATCCGAAAAAGTGTTTTTGGTCACCGGGGGGAGCTCGGGATTGGGCGCTGCGTGCGTGCGCGAGTTTTCGTCGGCAGGCGCGCGCGTCGTGATCTGCGACGTCAGCGACCGCGGCGAGACCCTGGCAAAGGAACTCGGCAGCTCGGTGCGTTTCGCGCGAACCGACGTGACCGACGAATCCCAAGTCAATGGCGCGATTGCGCTTGCCTTGCGGGAGTTCGGTGGCGTTCACGGAGCGATTAACTGCGCCGGCATCGCGACGGCCGAACGTGCCGTGGGACGCGACGGGCCCCAACCGCTGGATCACTTCACGAAGGTGGTCATGGTGAACTTGATCGGAACGTTCAACGTCGTCCGCCTAGTAGCGGCGGAGATGATGAAGCGTTCGGTCGAGCCGGGTGAGGATCGCGGCGTGATCGTGTGCACCGCGTCGGTGGCGGCATTCGACGGACAGATCGGCCAAGTTGCGTATGCGGCATCGAAGGGCGGAGTGGTCGGCCTGACCTTACCGCTCGCGCGCGAGTTTGCGCAGCAGCAGATCCGAGTCGTCAGCATCGCCCCGGGAATTTTCGACACGCCCATGCTCGCCGGTTTGCCCGAGGCGGCTCGCGAGTCTCTCGGAAAACAGAATCCGTTCCCGTCGCGCTTGGGCAAACCGGCCGAATACGCGGCACTCGCGCGTCACATCGCGGAAAATCAAATGCTCAACGGCGAGGTGATCCGGCTCGACGGCGCCCTGCGCATGGCCCCGAAATAA
- a CDS encoding CoA transferase — protein sequence MNDGSNAPLQGVRVVAATTNVPGPIAAARLAELGATVWKVEPMRGDPLETAAPQWYARLREHVDVARLDLSASRDRDALHERIAAADVLLTAMRARALERAGIANETLAGRYPALVQVAVVGEAAPHRDRAGHDLTYQARAGLLSPPSMPRTLIGDLAAAERAVSATLAALIARARDGHGRYVEIAIVDAAEEFAAPLRYGLTTADGALGGSLATYRVYRASDGWVAVAALEPHFIEGLREILEIDGVDADSIAAAIARRPAKEWAQLAQARDVPLAEINDRRESSA from the coding sequence ATGAATGACGGATCGAACGCGCCGCTCCAAGGGGTCCGCGTCGTCGCCGCGACGACGAACGTGCCCGGACCGATTGCCGCCGCACGTTTGGCCGAGCTGGGCGCGACGGTGTGGAAGGTTGAGCCGATGCGCGGCGATCCGTTGGAGACGGCGGCACCGCAATGGTACGCGCGCCTGCGCGAGCACGTCGACGTCGCGAGGCTGGATCTTTCCGCGTCGCGCGATCGGGACGCGCTGCACGAGCGAATCGCTGCCGCCGACGTGCTGCTTACCGCAATGCGCGCGCGCGCGCTCGAGCGAGCCGGTATAGCAAATGAAACGCTTGCCGGCCGCTATCCCGCGTTGGTGCAGGTCGCCGTCGTCGGCGAAGCCGCACCGCACCGCGACCGCGCCGGACACGATTTGACGTATCAGGCCCGCGCGGGACTCCTGTCGCCGCCCTCGATGCCGCGGACGCTCATCGGCGATTTGGCCGCGGCGGAGCGCGCCGTGTCGGCGACCTTGGCAGCGTTGATCGCGCGCGCCCGCGACGGTCACGGCCGGTATGTCGAAATCGCTATCGTCGATGCGGCCGAGGAGTTTGCCGCGCCGTTGCGCTACGGATTGACGACGGCCGACGGTGCGCTTGGAGGAAGTCTCGCGACGTATCGCGTGTATCGCGCGAGCGACGGCTGGGTGGCCGTGGCGGCGCTCGAGCCGCATTTTATCGAAGGGCTGCGCGAGATACTCGAGATCGACGGGGTCGATGCGGATTCGATCGCGGCGGCAATCGCGCGCCGTCCGGCAAAAGAGTGGGCGCAGTTGGCGCAGGCGCGCGACGTGCCGCTAGCCGAAATTAACGATAGAAGGGAATCGTCAGCGTGA
- a CDS encoding divergent polysaccharide deacetylase family protein, translating into MPKRNARDEKRVDYIALAIVLLAAIALGWWLLAPRRAHHPKSVSVVTPAPSLPQATSAPAVPATTVPTSAPATLMPSPLPTTTPHAVAGAPRLALIVDDCGQWIDTERGFLALSIPLTMSVLPDVHYTSTIATEAAGAGKGVMLHLPMETLSGLNPGPGKVTTEMSDSQIAQQVEADLAQIPLAAGVNNHEGSKASADERVMDDVVDVLAKHGHLFFIDSRTNAASVGERVAESRGVPTASRDVFLDNQASVDYTVAQLKEAAAIARKNGSAIAIGHPRPTTLQAVRDMIPQLQASGIEFVLARDLVSSDPR; encoded by the coding sequence GTGCCCAAGAGAAACGCCCGCGATGAAAAGCGCGTCGATTACATTGCGCTCGCAATTGTCTTGCTTGCCGCCATCGCGCTTGGGTGGTGGCTGCTCGCTCCACGACGCGCGCATCACCCGAAGAGCGTCTCGGTCGTAACGCCCGCCCCGTCGCTCCCGCAGGCGACAAGCGCGCCGGCCGTTCCGGCGACGACCGTTCCGACGAGCGCCCCGGCGACGTTGATGCCGTCCCCGCTTCCAACGACGACGCCGCATGCGGTCGCCGGCGCACCCAGATTGGCGCTTATCGTCGACGACTGCGGACAATGGATCGATACCGAGCGCGGCTTTCTCGCATTGTCCATTCCGCTGACGATGTCGGTGCTGCCGGACGTGCATTACACGTCGACGATCGCAACCGAAGCCGCGGGCGCCGGCAAGGGCGTTATGCTGCATTTGCCGATGGAGACGTTATCGGGCCTCAATCCGGGACCCGGAAAAGTCACGACCGAGATGTCCGACTCGCAAATCGCGCAACAAGTCGAGGCGGACCTCGCGCAAATTCCGCTTGCAGCCGGCGTCAATAACCACGAGGGGAGTAAAGCGTCGGCGGACGAGCGGGTCATGGATGACGTCGTCGACGTCTTAGCCAAGCACGGCCATCTCTTCTTCATTGACTCGCGCACGAACGCGGCCTCGGTCGGCGAACGCGTTGCGGAGAGCCGCGGCGTTCCAACGGCGTCTCGCGACGTCTTTCTCGATAATCAGGCGTCGGTCGACTACACGGTCGCACAACTCAAAGAAGCGGCGGCAATCGCACGCAAGAACGGCAGCGCCATCGCGATCGGACATCCGCGTCCGACGACGCTGCAAGCGGTGCGCGATATGATCCCGCAGCTGCAGGCATCGGGTATCGAGTTCGTCTTAGCGAGGGACCTGGTTTCTAGCGATCCTCGCTAG
- a CDS encoding helix-turn-helix domain-containing protein → MPLSRSSELEQVSEETLQAGLCPRFHRAVELIGRRWTGAVIRLLLPGPKRFNELLSGIPGISDRLLTERLRELEATQIIRREVQSGAPIRVLYQLTQRGRELQEALDALGRWAERWIESDASEDR, encoded by the coding sequence ATGCCGCTAAGCCGGTCATCCGAACTCGAGCAGGTCTCTGAGGAGACGCTGCAAGCGGGATTATGCCCGCGCTTTCACCGTGCGGTGGAGCTCATCGGACGACGTTGGACGGGCGCGGTCATTCGACTGCTCTTGCCGGGGCCCAAGCGCTTCAACGAGTTGCTCAGCGGTATACCGGGGATTTCGGACCGGCTGCTGACCGAGCGGCTGCGCGAGCTCGAAGCCACGCAGATCATCCGGCGCGAGGTGCAATCGGGAGCGCCTATCCGCGTGCTCTACCAGCTGACGCAGCGCGGACGGGAGCTGCAAGAAGCGCTCGACGCGTTAGGGCGCTGGGCGGAACGCTGGATCGAAAGCGACGCTAGCGAGGATCGCTAG
- a CDS encoding mechanosensitive ion channel family protein, protein MFDHRTIVALGIIAVDALIGLGAEYLVRRFRALAPLRFVAFAFVFAIGLYAASLTLQDHHVNPITHRAFVALLIALATVVAARIAANLVTRHSQRAAGAIGSITLFVSVTETLVAIVGGLVVLQYLGISVAPILTAFGIGGLAVALALQDTLANFFSGIQIAASRQVHAGDFVRIDADNTGTVVDINWRTTVLRDADGNRIIVPNQKLAQAIFTAYRLPLRVPITVTLDRSADFGRMSDAARETARGVSHASPEKEIDVRFNKIADGAIDMVVTVPASDAADRRRIGSEFAEAFLKRVAGDDPKGEKVKAVAT, encoded by the coding sequence ATGTTCGACCACCGCACGATCGTTGCATTAGGAATCATCGCGGTAGACGCCCTCATCGGCCTTGGGGCCGAGTATCTCGTTCGGCGCTTTCGCGCGCTGGCGCCGCTGCGATTCGTCGCATTCGCGTTCGTCTTCGCGATCGGATTGTACGCTGCGTCGTTGACCTTGCAGGACCACCACGTCAATCCGATCACCCACCGCGCATTCGTCGCGCTGCTGATTGCGCTCGCCACGGTGGTCGCGGCGCGAATCGCGGCAAACCTGGTCACTCGGCACAGCCAACGCGCCGCGGGCGCCATCGGCTCGATCACACTCTTCGTCAGCGTCACGGAAACGCTCGTCGCGATCGTCGGGGGCCTCGTCGTCCTGCAGTATCTCGGCATCTCGGTCGCGCCGATCCTCACGGCCTTCGGCATCGGCGGTCTTGCGGTGGCGCTCGCGCTGCAGGATACGCTGGCCAACTTCTTTTCAGGCATTCAGATTGCCGCGTCGCGACAAGTACACGCCGGGGATTTCGTTCGTATCGACGCCGATAACACCGGTACGGTCGTCGATATCAACTGGCGTACCACGGTGCTGCGCGACGCCGACGGCAATCGAATTATCGTTCCGAACCAGAAGCTGGCGCAAGCGATCTTTACCGCCTACCGCTTGCCGTTGCGCGTCCCCATTACCGTTACCCTCGATCGTTCGGCCGACTTCGGGCGCATGAGCGATGCCGCGCGAGAGACGGCGCGCGGCGTCTCGCACGCATCGCCGGAGAAAGAGATCGACGTGCGCTTCAACAAAATCGCGGACGGCGCGATCGACATGGTGGTGACGGTGCCGGCGAGCGACGCGGCGGATCGGCGCCGCATCGGCAGCGAGTTCGCAGAAGCGTTCCTCAAGCGCGTTGCCGGCGACGATCCGAAGGGAGAAAAAGTCAAGGCGGTGGCTACGTAG
- a CDS encoding YihY/virulence factor BrkB family protein, whose protein sequence is MARFISALREGGIRFSRDGCAFLAQALAFNALFALFPLTVLSLSAATLVLPSAQHRTLAFFDTLAPALHDYVAANLSSYIYSRGITSAIAAIVLLWSGKNLFMGLAYALDRALGVPKGRPLVHNIALSFVMLPLVGLLLIAAISLPVIIAILFAASGVNDPARLTHVLAYLISIALVFIVTVALYRWLPNRGVSWGFAFRGATVVAIAWPVVQLAFAQYTTHVDFTHIYGALSAPLVLLLWFYLIGCIFLYGAEYSAAMSAMRGKDHVPAIPAEAR, encoded by the coding sequence ATGGCGCGATTCATTTCCGCGTTGCGCGAAGGCGGCATACGTTTTTCCCGCGATGGCTGCGCCTTTCTCGCGCAAGCGCTCGCGTTCAACGCACTGTTCGCGCTGTTTCCGCTTACCGTGCTGTCGCTGAGCGCCGCGACGCTGGTTTTACCATCGGCACAGCATCGCACCTTGGCATTTTTCGACACCCTGGCACCGGCGCTGCACGACTACGTCGCCGCCAATCTCAGTTCGTATATCTACAGCCGCGGGATTACGAGCGCGATCGCGGCGATCGTACTCTTATGGTCGGGCAAGAATCTTTTCATGGGACTTGCCTACGCCCTCGACCGCGCGCTCGGCGTGCCGAAGGGGCGTCCGCTCGTGCACAACATCGCGCTGTCGTTCGTGATGCTGCCTCTCGTGGGACTGTTGCTGATCGCCGCAATATCGCTTCCCGTCATTATCGCAATCCTGTTTGCCGCAAGCGGCGTCAACGATCCCGCGCGGCTCACGCACGTTCTCGCATATCTCATATCGATCGCGCTCGTTTTCATCGTCACGGTCGCGCTCTACCGCTGGCTTCCCAATCGCGGCGTCTCATGGGGTTTTGCGTTTCGCGGCGCGACGGTCGTTGCAATCGCGTGGCCGGTCGTGCAGCTCGCCTTCGCGCAGTACACGACGCACGTGGATTTCACGCATATTTACGGCGCGCTCTCCGCGCCGCTGGTTTTGCTCCTCTGGTTTTATCTGATCGGCTGCATCTTTCTGTACGGAGCCGAGTATAGCGCGGCGATGTCGGCAATGCGCGGCAAGGACCACGTACCGGCGATTCCGGCGGAGGCTCGATAG
- a CDS encoding alpha/beta hydrolase codes for MRFVFLHGSGCTGDVFAAQLAAFQNALAPTLPGHADGREGPDTVAAFADAVDAELREREIAEVVVCGNSLGGAIALELALRNVAAVRAVVLIGSGVRLRVAPAIFERLESDFPAAARELAAMFFARPSPELVDASVATMLRVGQTQTTRDFRACDAFDASERIADLRVPLLALTGDRDVLTPPKFAQWFADRVPGAQARILADAGHFAMIERPEETNAALRAFEERLLPR; via the coding sequence GTGCGCTTTGTGTTTCTTCACGGATCGGGATGCACCGGCGACGTCTTCGCCGCGCAACTCGCGGCTTTCCAGAATGCTCTCGCGCCGACGCTTCCCGGCCATGCCGACGGCCGCGAAGGTCCCGATACGGTCGCCGCGTTTGCCGACGCCGTGGACGCCGAACTGCGCGAACGAGAGATCGCCGAGGTCGTCGTTTGCGGGAACTCTCTGGGCGGTGCGATCGCATTGGAGCTTGCGCTTCGGAACGTGGCCGCCGTGCGCGCGGTGGTCCTGATCGGATCGGGCGTGCGGCTGCGCGTCGCACCGGCAATTTTCGAACGGCTCGAGTCCGACTTCCCCGCGGCGGCGCGCGAGTTGGCCGCAATGTTCTTCGCTCGGCCGAGTCCCGAGCTCGTCGACGCGTCGGTCGCTACGATGTTGCGCGTCGGGCAGACGCAAACCACACGCGACTTTCGCGCTTGCGACGCGTTTGACGCGAGCGAGCGCATTGCAGACCTGCGCGTTCCCCTGCTCGCGTTGACGGGCGACCGCGACGTGCTCACGCCGCCCAAATTCGCGCAATGGTTCGCCGACCGGGTACCGGGTGCGCAAGCGCGAATACTGGCCGACGCCGGCCACTTCGCCATGATCGAGCGGCCGGAGGAAACGAACGCCGCGCTGCGAGCGTTCGAAGAACGACTCCTCCCTCGTTGA
- the rimM gene encoding ribosome maturation factor RimM (Essential for efficient processing of 16S rRNA): MFWTPKKPPTVRRSKKKTSNELPVGRIAGAFGIAGELKCDPSNAGRIVFSAGTELRCEIGGESRVVRLRTVRAHKGRLLVTFEGVADADAAERLSGAVLYAPRERIPLADGEYFDADLVGCTVVGAGGQTYGDVERVEHYPASDMLVVGGRLVPMVAAIVRTIDTQARRIVVDAPAGLLD, from the coding sequence ATATTTTGGACACCGAAGAAGCCGCCGACGGTACGCAGGAGCAAGAAGAAGACGAGCAATGAGCTGCCGGTAGGACGCATTGCCGGCGCGTTCGGTATTGCGGGCGAGCTCAAATGCGATCCGAGCAATGCGGGTCGCATCGTCTTTTCGGCGGGTACGGAGCTGCGGTGCGAGATCGGCGGCGAATCGCGCGTCGTGCGTCTTCGCACGGTTCGCGCGCATAAGGGGCGGCTGCTCGTCACTTTCGAGGGCGTGGCCGATGCCGACGCGGCGGAACGCCTTTCCGGCGCGGTGCTCTACGCTCCGCGCGAGCGCATTCCGCTGGCCGATGGTGAGTATTTCGACGCCGATCTCGTCGGATGCACCGTCGTGGGCGCCGGCGGTCAGACGTACGGCGACGTCGAGCGCGTCGAGCACTATCCGGCTAGCGACATGCTGGTCGTGGGCGGACGCCTGGTCCCAATGGTCGCGGCAATCGTTCGGACGATTGACACGCAAGCACGGCGCATTGTCGTCGATGCGCCGGCCGGACTGCTCGACTAA
- a CDS encoding KH domain-containing protein yields the protein MSAFDDEFGLFGEGSDEFERRPTLGARKIASGETVIDDVEPEDEQPRRQPRGDRPQQRGREYGPRTRPKTASDDPWAGHRRASDLLGFVARKLVAKPDEIAVELFMDEESKPVIELVVDPEDLGKVIGRNGRVAHALRTIVRATAEGRVSIDILDTEEAADGTQEQEEDEQ from the coding sequence ATGAGCGCGTTCGACGACGAATTCGGCCTCTTCGGGGAAGGCTCGGACGAGTTCGAGCGTCGACCGACGTTAGGCGCTCGCAAGATCGCTTCGGGCGAAACCGTCATCGACGACGTCGAACCGGAAGACGAACAGCCGCGCCGTCAGCCGCGAGGCGATCGGCCGCAGCAGCGCGGACGCGAATACGGCCCCCGCACCAGACCCAAAACCGCTTCGGACGATCCCTGGGCGGGGCATCGCCGCGCGTCCGACTTGCTCGGTTTCGTGGCGCGCAAACTCGTCGCCAAACCCGACGAGATCGCGGTCGAGCTTTTCATGGATGAAGAAAGCAAACCGGTCATCGAACTCGTCGTCGATCCGGAGGATCTCGGCAAGGTCATCGGGCGTAACGGACGCGTCGCGCACGCACTGCGCACGATCGTCCGCGCGACCGCAGAAGGTCGCGTCTCGATCGATATTTTGGACACCGAAGAAGCCGCCGACGGTACGCAGGAGCAAGAAGAAGACGAGCAATGA
- the rpsP gene encoding 30S ribosomal protein S16, which translates to MVKIRLRRMGAKKQPTYRFVVADARAPRDGRFIEILGHYNPRTEPKTIVVDEGKAKEWLSKGAQPSTTVRRLFAEKGIMDRGPISTAKRKPKSEKAGS; encoded by the coding sequence ATGGTTAAGATCAGACTGCGCCGCATGGGCGCAAAGAAACAACCGACGTACCGCTTCGTCGTTGCCGACGCACGTGCACCGCGCGACGGACGGTTCATCGAAATTCTCGGACACTACAACCCGCGCACCGAGCCCAAGACGATCGTCGTCGATGAGGGCAAAGCCAAAGAATGGCTCTCCAAGGGCGCGCAGCCGTCGACGACGGTTCGCCGGCTTTTCGCTGAAAAAGGCATCATGGACCGCGGTCCGATTTCCACGGCCAAGCGCAAGCCTAAGAGCGAAAAGGCGGGTTCGTAA